From Arachis hypogaea cultivar Tifrunner chromosome 3, arahy.Tifrunner.gnm2.J5K5, whole genome shotgun sequence:
ATCAATTTCAGTCATTACTGGCACATGTCGGAAAAACAGGCACttcattaataattttaattcataAATTTGCATGTACATTATTATTACAACTCAAACTTAGTAAATATTATTCTCCacataaataatttgatatttaatacATTCggaatttttcctttgttttctcgAAAACCTCCTCAGCAACAATAGCCTCATTGCCATCAGCTTTTTTAATCTCTAACTGCGCTTTCTGATAAAATCCAGTACCACGCAATGCATCAGCAATGAAATCATCGAACCCAATCGCAATTGCTGCCTCAGCTTTTGCCCCATATACCAACCTCtgtattaagaaaaaataaaaaataataataactgattTAGTGAAAAATGGCCAATAACTTTGATGAGGTATCACACATTATTAATATGATTATATAACTTTTAGGTAAAatcattttatattaattatcctGGTTCAATAGAACTACTGTATGTCCAAAGCTCACTTAAGTGAAGTAAGTTTTTTTTCCGATTTACAATATCcatcattatttctatttttaccaTTCATGCAATGTTATGCGCAATTAACAATAAAACATTTATAATATGAATTAGTTAATAAGTTAGGGCGTTTCAATAAACAATTTTGTAATCAATTTGAGATTTTAGGTTGTTTAATCAGTGCAAACAATAAGGGTGACAAATATTATGTACCAGAATAATTAATAAAGAGGGGAAAACGAAAATTCAAGGCtgtttgatttgaaaatttttttaatgtttttttatctttaatattttaaaagaataaaaaacaaagtatatatatattttacttctAACCTTAACTCTTGAAAGGTGGATTGCACCAAAGCACATGGGACATGGTTCACAAGAAGCATAAATTTCACACTCTGAAAGTTCTATCTGCTTAAGTTTTCTACAGGCctgtaaaatcaaataattatttaCGTCAATAAATTTCACCCAAAAATCCATCACTTAAAGCAAATTAAGTTTTCTGCACAAAAAGCATTAAGATGGACCCTCTGATTATTGCAATCAATTgtcattttgtatatatatataattttttggtgTACTATTGTCATTttgtttatgattttaattttttgatgtaTTGTCaatttaaaactattttatacATACATCCAATCACATAACATTACATTATCaccaaaaataactaatttttacatTAATAGTATAAATGATCATCCAAAAGAATATTTATAATTGTACAATAATATAAAACATTTTATACTgttagtgtatcaaaattaaattttttgtttattatttttgtaaattttctTCGCAAAATTAAAAGTGTTATTAATAAATCCGAATAAAGTAGTCTTTGACTCCTTGGTGTCAATTTATTGTCTAATTAATCATGAATTCATAAAAGTGAGGTAACATTGTAGTAGTGAGTTCTTTACTACAATCCCCATTCCATGTTCATTCTAGTCATATTGATattattaagattttttttttcctttcacaAGATAATATTGAGACTTTAAAACAGAACAACTCCCCTGAGGCATACCGCATGCATATAAGATTGGTAAGTCATAATCATGGATACTATGCTTatggtattaaaaaaataaaaaaattcacataataatatgttattatataaaataaaaataaatgattgaTATCCTTCGTTGTCATATGTAATAATTTCAaagaaaggtaaaaaaaaaattggcataATTTCGGCCATTTTCTATTAGGACTCTACTCAATCTATAAGACATTATTAGTGGCAACATTATGGATCAAGAATAAGAtgattagaattttattttaggtcttataaaatattatattaatatttataaaattatatataaataataataataataataataataataataataataataataataataataatttgagaTTAAATATGAGATTTGtcattttaatatttgattttaattcaatttaaactTTATATAATGtagtaaaatttaattaattttttattaaaataaaatcgtTTCTCTATACTAAAACTGATCTCAAAGATAGATATCTAAGTTAAATTTTAGAGAAgaaccaaaaattaattttacaatgcaaaaagattaaaataaaaatattaaaaagagctaaactaaaatttataaataatttatgaaGAAAAGTTAAAGCGAGGGGCATTGCCCCCTACTTATGTGAGGTTGCACTTCTAACTGATTTTATTTCATTAATCATCTTTAATGTGGagtaaaatttgaaaatagagttattttctattgatgtcaaatttaaaattctaaaaatattctatttggAATCATACTTGCAATATTTTGGAATCTAGAATGAAGTTGAAGTATTAATTTGTGATAAGATAGAATACATGTACCCTTTCGAGTAATAAGATCGTTAAAATGGATCAAACATATGGGTTAGTCCATccgattaaaattagctaaattttttatttttaaaatcagacCTATTTAAACTTTAAGCTAAATAGATTCATCCCAATTAAGCCAAAAAATAATGAGCTAAACGAGCACTTCACACTTTTTTCAATGTTTCACTTAATTTAATCTGAAGACTTGCCCATCCACTAAAAAAATTCTGTTAGTTTAAGCTTTTCGGCTCTAaaatgggtttttttttttttctaaagttttttaaagCCTAAAGCTAtattttttatcctttattttttgataaaaaaaaatacggACTATAACCCGTATAACTTGTGAGGCTAAGTTCAAACCTAAAACTTAAGACCCgtaaacaaactaaaataagCAACTCAATCGAATTTTGAGTATAATATCTCAGtctattatcatttttcttaagTTTTCAATGCTCTTCTTTTCTTTAAGTCGGTTATAATTTTTGTACTCACCACAACCAACCACCAGATGTATACTCATTCTTGAGAGCCTTTTCAAGTTGGTCGAAAAAATTGTGGCTATTTAGTTAGTCCGtccattttcaaataaatattcgTTTGAACaaacaaatttatttaaaaaaattaatgtatccACTAAAAGTGTATAATAATCTAACCTCTCTTATTACAGTTACTTCTGCATGAGCAGTTGGATCAGTGTTCCTTAAAACCATGTTGTGAGAAGCAGCAACAATTTCATCATTACAAACAATAATAGCACCAAAAGGGCCTCCATCTTCACATTCAACACCTTTATATGCTTCTTCAATGGCTTTCCTTAAAAATTTGTGGTCTCTGTCCTTTATTGCTaatagtaacaataataatataatattcatcaATGTCAACATCACAAGCATAGTAATTAATTAAGtgctaatattatatatataatagattctaagataaaaatatttttatggccGTGTTAATTATATAAGTGTTGTTAATATTAATGTCACATTTTTCTATACTTtgatcatattttatttttactttttactatgAAATAATGTATCATAATCATACACACACTAAAActatcctatatatatatatatatatatatatatatcttgaaaCAATTTTGCATTGATACTTTCTACCAAGCAAGAAAGGTTAGATTAGAGGCATTACCTTCTTTGTGGCCAGCAAATGCAGAAGCTACAGCAACAGTTCCATCCTTAGCTTTTATAACTgtaatgatttttaaaaaaaaaaagaagaaagggtaaaagaaaagaaaaaaaaaatgccaaCAAAATTGGATTGATATATTATTAGGGCGGCTTAGTTATACATGTCACATTTTATGCAAGTTGAAGAAGCTTTTTGGCCTtttgggtatatatatggcttacaattttgcatatataatataataaaaacaaattatacCATGATATAGagtaatatataaaaaagaaacaaattatTGAGGCAATTTAGAGTGTAACATTATGATTAAACATACCataatataattacaattatTGCGACTATAATGTAAATATACGTTTTATTAAAATAGTGAGGCAAATTTTATGCTTTAAAAGTTAATTGGGTATAATTCTTCTCTAGCTTATACCGAAAAAATTGCttgaaatgaaaaattaaaacgtCGTATGTATAATTGTTTAGCTCATTACTTTTTAATAATcacagaaataaaagaaattatttgaaaaaagctATAAATGGTCAAATTgcgttttaatttttaattaattttctcactTGTTTTCTCTCTTTTACTATTCTATCAATATCTCTCTCATTCATTTATTCTAACCATGTTTCTTGGCTGGTAactgaataaaattaaaacaggACACTATTTTAAGAGCAAAACTATTATAGTTTATCATACTTAATACTCATACACATCATGCCAAGGTATCCTAATAATAttgattattatttgaaaacaaaCTAATATGTATACTTAAACAAGAAAATTTAGATACCCAAAGAAtccaccaaaaataaaaaagatggaagcaaaattagagaaaagtgatgagttatggaatttcaaggaagaaagaaaaaaaagtgaatgTTTAACAATTAACAGGAAAATGACAACTGTGATAGATAAAAGAGAGGGTGGGGGAGTAGTTAAGTGCATACCATTAATTTCTTCCATAACAGTCTTCATCCCAGTAACGAATCAAAAGAGCAATTGGATAAGATAATTGGAAAGCTTTATTGTGTTGGATATGAATGCAAAAATCACTGGACCTTGAAAGGCTATATATAGTAAGATTGATGATGGCGATGATCAAGAAGAACAATCCAAGAATCCGGcacagaagagagagaaaatgagaTCCGCCATGATTGTAGAATATGGTCCCCTCCTACTATagtgaaagtaaataaaaattatttttttttaaattatatattgtggatttcataaaagatatataattaagtttcaaaacttaatttttatatatgCGCGGTCAAAATTTTacagaaataataaataataaattgtgTATTACCACGTCAAAAGAGCAATTAGTTAATTTTGACTACTTATTAAAAAGTCAtctaatctattatatattatatattattaaaatcgtctttttttttcaattaataatatAGTTGATgtgacatatttttaaaaatattttttaatttattttatttaatttgattcagataaatattaaattatttaatattttgttttaccaaattaattataattaattaattatattaattatttgatttgatttgaataaatgaattaatttcattttaatttatattaattttttattttatatattttgattaataatttttaaaagtattataattaattatttatttgatttaattgaaataaatatcaaattatttaattttttgactacattaattataattaattagttatactaattatttgatttgattagaataaataaattgactttttgttttaatttatattaattttttgttttatttattttgattaagagATATTCTTTATATCCAAGCAATTTTGGCATCTAAGTTCATCCAAGCAATTTTAGGTTACGCGCTTTTTCCGCTTTTCTTCTTTCCTTacgcttcttctcttcttcttcttctcttttctcccgcgctttttcttcttcttctcatgctcgtttacgcacggagcgtcttcttcttcttcttcttcttcttcttcttcttcttcttcttcttcttcttcgcgttcctcgtcctcctcattctcctccttctttttcgcattccttcttcttcacgtattttctccttatcgtcattcttttattattgttactgattgtattttttttgtctttttctccttCACTTCCCGGTGAAGAAGCAATAGAAAGTGAAGAATATTAATAAACCATCTTTCTGCTTAATAAACCGAACACGTACTTGTAAAATCCGatcaaaccgtaattaattaaataataaataaaataggaacgaatatggttagaaaatttagcaatcggaatttgataatttaaatatgatatttggactcagtgaatttttcggagtcggaaaacatagttttctgaataaaaatgcgcactgaaaatttgaccggcagtattagctgagatctgtctggtactgtggttgagaaaattaattagaagtgaataattttaagaaataagaatttataattttggaagataaaaatatttaaaatatgatttaaaactctaatcttaaaggtttcgacccaaaattgggccaacggactaaaCCTAGTGAACTGggcccaagtgggcccgaaacccaacatatataaacactaGTTATGAGTACTTCAACTCATTTACCCTAAAGAAAGGGTGTGGGgcggatagagagaagagagaaagaaaacctagctttccaaacttcaaatcaccataactttctctctagaactccgattgacgagtcgtttgcagccacgcgtcgctcttcttaTCCGCTACAATTctttctaagttttgtggtgaatattttgtttttctctgcccagttttgattttttttctctaaaaatgTGATTGGCTATGGGTGTTgagtgattttatgatttttattatttaggagtgctctagtttGAGCCATTGGTGAGTTCCATCAACCAATTTCGTGGGTTAAGATAAGGAATCctctaacccttgtgatttatcaattttatgaaccctaggttgattataagtgtgaaaattgattatgttagagtattgggtgattttggtgcacaattggaagattgatattgcttgtggggccttggtgaggcttggagctaaagGTTGGTTGATACTTCcaagaagcatctcaattattttggctacaaggGGTACGTTTTAAGTTTAATTTAaataccgtgtggtgtgatgataattcttaggctagatgcccctaggattaattttggattatgtaaatggttggtactaatatgcatagttagtatgtaatgtgaattaatgattgggttgagaattgtgtgaatttgtatgtttagtgtgttgagaatttgatgaattggataatgaatattggtttgtaGAATATgcattaaattgtgaatttgggccggagtccggaaagaggtaaggaaggtaagttgatctGTGTATTGTGTAAAGATATAAGAGATTagatggattttagatattgacTGTGCGAATAATTGGTTCGATTATTGAAGAATAAGATTTGAGGAATTGAGGTGTGAAATTCGATAGTTTTGGGTGACattgtgtagatgaggtaggtttggttttggttgagtgtaagtatatgaatgtggttgggttgaggtcatttggatgagtggaaatgaatttggcttgtgaacattggaatagttgatgatttctgtttttgggtaaaaactgatttttgaccaactttggcagCCCGTAACTCAATCCTCAGAGTTAGaaattctaggatttttatgaaagtttattcaaaGATCTTTCCAAGGgttcagaaatggttgaaaaaggaattttgtagaagaagttatgtgggttggaagtttggggtttgaaaatgtAATCCTGCAGTTTTtaaaacttagtaaaatttttgataaaacgTACTTCGACGTGCACACATGGCCAACGTGCACGCTTCACTCACGATTTTTACCCTCTCACACGTGCACCTGGCCGACGTGTATGCGTCGCTGTATTGATGCAGGTGCGTGGTATAAATTCCAGAGATCAGAGTTGTGATGGTAGCGTGCcggttttgtgcgaggagcacaaaacgcatccacgtgtacgcgtggctggCGCGCACGCATCACCCTACTTCTCTACTTTCCATGCGTGCACATGGGTGTCGCTTACGCGTCACCCGCTTTTCTCCGcttctcacgcgtgcgcgtgggcgacgcgcacgcgtgattccGTTCTTagcaaaaattgatttttgagtttttaaagtcgaatttca
This genomic window contains:
- the LOC112790634 gene encoding guanosine deaminase, giving the protein MKTVMEEINVIKAKDGTVAVASAFAGHKEAIKDRDHKFLRKAIEEAYKGVECEDGGPFGAIIVCNDEIVAASHNMVLRNTDPTAHAEVTVIREACRKLKQIELSECEIYASCEPCPMCFGAIHLSRVKRLVYGAKAEAAIAIGFDDFIADALRGTGFYQKAQLEIKKADGNEAIVAEEVFEKTKEKFRMY